A DNA window from Camelina sativa cultivar DH55 chromosome 17, Cs, whole genome shotgun sequence contains the following coding sequences:
- the LOC104758841 gene encoding L-ascorbate oxidase homolog, with amino-acid sequence MKGGVKLLAVCLCVATATVMMVQAEDPYFHHVWNVTYGTASPLGVPQQVILINGQFPGPNINSTSNNNIIINVFNNLDEPFLLTWNGIQHRKNSWQDGTAGTMCPIPPGQNFTYHFQPKDQIGSYFYYPTTAMHRAAGAFGGLRVNSRLLIPVPYADPEDDYTVLINDWYTKSHTQLKKFLDSGRTLGRPDGILINGKSGKTDGSDKPLFTLKPGKTYRVRICNVGLKASLNFRIQNHKMKLVEMEGSHVLQNDYDSLDIHVGQCFGVIVTANQEPKDYYMVASTRFLKKPLTTTGLLRYEGGKGPASSQLPAAPVGWAWSLNQFRSFRWNLTASAARPNPQGSYHYGKINITRTIKLVNTQGKVDGKLRYALSGVSHTDPETPLKLAEYFGVTDKVFKYDSISDNPNADQIKTIKIEPNVLNITHRTFIEVVFENHEKSVQSWHLDGYSFFAVAVEPGTWTPEKRKNYNLLDAVSRHTVQVFPKCWAAILLTFDNCGMWNIRSENSERRYLGQQLYASVLSPEKSLRDEYNMPESSLQCGLVKGKPKINPYAGA; translated from the exons ATGAAGGGAGGGGTTAAACTCTTGGCCGTGTGCCTTTGCGTGGCCACGGCGACCGTCATGATGGTCCAAGCCGAGGACCCTTACTTTCACCACGTGTGGAACGTGACGTACGGAACCGCATCTCCCCTCGGAGTTCCACAACAAGTCATCCTCATTAACGGTCAATTCCCTGGTCCTAACATCAACTCAACgtccaacaacaacatcatcattaaTGTCTTCAACAACCTCGACGAGCCTTTCCTCCTAACCTG GAACGGAATCCAGCATAGGAAGAACTCATGGCAAGATGGAACAGCTGGAACAATGTGTCCGATCCCTCCGGGTCAGAACTTCACATACCATTTCCAGCCAAAGGATCAGATTGGTAGCTACTTCTACTACCCAACCACAGCCATGCATCGTGCCGCTGGTGCCTTTGGTGGTCTTCGTGTTAACAGCCGTCTCTTGATCCCGGTCCCTTATGCTGACCCTGAAGATGATTACACTGTCCTTATCAACGACTGGTACACCAAAAGCCACACTCAGCTCAAGAAGTTCCTCGACAGTGGTCGCACTCTTGGTCGTCCAGATGGTATTCTCATCAACGGTAAATCCGGGAAAACCGATGGGTCTGACAAGCCTCTTTTCACCTTGAAGCCAGGAAAAACCTACAGAGTCCGGATCTGCAACGTGGGTCTCAAGGCATCTCTCAACTTCAGGATCCAGAACCACAAAATGAAGCTTGTCGAGATGGAAGGCTCACACGTTCTACAAAACGACTATGACTCACTTGACATCCATGTCGGTCAGTGCTTCGGTGTGATCGTCACAGCAAACCAGGAACCTAAAGATTACTACATGGTTGCTTCCACAAGGTTCTTAAAGAAGCCTTTGACAACCACAGGGTTGCTCCGCTACGAGGGAGGCAAAGGTCCTGCCTCTTCTCAGCTACCCGCAGCCCCCGTTGGATGGGCTTGGTCTTTGAACCAGTTCCGTTCTTTCAGGTGGAACTTGACAGCCAGCGCCGCTAGACCTAACCCACAAGGCTCGTACCACTACGGAAAGATTAACATCACTCGCACCATCAAGCTCGTGAACACTCAGGGAAAGGTCGATGGCAAGCTTAGATACGCATTGAGCGGGGTCTCGCACACAGACCCCGAGACACCTCTCAAGCTCGCTGAGTACTTCGGCGTTACTGATAAGGTTTTCAAGTACGACAGCATCTCGGACAACCCTAATGCCGATCAGATCAAGACTATCAAGATTGAACCCAATGTTCTTAACATCACTCACCGCACCTTTATCGAAGTCGTGTTCGAGAACCACGAGAAGAGTGTCCAATCTTGGCACTTGGACGGTTATTCCTTCTTCGCTGTAGC GGTTGAGCCAGGGACATGGACaccagagaagagaaagaactacAACCTTCTAGATGCAGTGAGCCGACACACAGTCCAGGTCTTCCCCAAGTGTTGGGCAGCAATTTTGCTCACATTTGACAATTGTGGAATGTGGAACATTAGATCGGAGAATTCAGAGAGACGTTACTTGGGACAGCAACTCTACGCTAGCGTCTTGTCGCCGGAAAAATCTCTCCGGGACGAATACAACATGCCGGAGTCAAGCCTCCAATGTGGTCTCGTCAAGGGCAAACCCAAGATTAACCCTTACGCCGGAGcctaa
- the LOC104758842 gene encoding scarecrow-like protein 18, translating to MLTSFKSSSSSSEDATATTTTENPPPFCQLASSSSSASTSASHHLRRLLFTAADFVSQSNFTAAQNLLSILSLNSSPYGDSTERLVHLFTKALSVRINRLQQEQDPTAEAAATCTANEMTMGNNSSTVFTSSVCKEQFLFRTKNNNSDFESCYYLWLNQLTPFIRFGHLTANQAILDATETNDNGALHILDLDISQGLQWPPLMQALAERSSNPNSPRPSLRITGCGRDVAGLNRTGDRLTRFANSLGLQFQFHTLVIVEEDIAGLLLQIRLLALSFVHGETIAVNCVHFLHKFFNDDGDMIGHFLSVIKSLNPRIVTMAEREANHGDHSFLNRFSEAVDHYVAIFDSLEATLPPNSRERLTLEQRWFGKEIFDVVAAEARERKQRHRRFEIWEEMMKRFGFVNVPIGSFALSQAKLLLRLHYPSEGYNLQFLNNSLFLGWQNRLLFSVSSWK from the coding sequence ATGCTTACTTCTTTCAAATCCTCTAGCTCGTCCTCCGAAGAtgccaccgccaccaccaccactgaGAATCCTCCTCCTTTTTGTCAGCTggcctcttcctcctcctccgcctcaaCCTCCGCCTCCCATCACCTCCGTCGTCTACTTTTCACCGCTGCTGATTTCGTCTCCCAGTCAAACTTCACCGCCGCTCAGAACTTACTCTCGATCCTCTCCCTCAACTCTTCTCCTTACGGTGACTCCACCGAGCGGCTCGTCCATCTCTTCACGAAAGCCTTGTCCGTACGGATCAACCGtctacaacaagaacaagatccTACGGCTGAAGCGGCTGCCACGTGTACAGCGAACGAAATGACGATGGGTAACAACAGCTCCACGGTGTTCACGAGCAGTGTATGCAAAGAACAGTTCTTGTTTCGGACCAAGAACAACAATTCTGATTTCGAGTCTTGTTACTATCTTTGGCTGAACCAACTGACGCCGTTTATCCGGTTCGGTCATTTAACGGCGAACCAAGCGATCCTCGACGCGACGGAGACAAACGATAACGGAGCTCTACATATACTGGATTTAGATATATCACAAGGCCTTCAATGGCCTCCATTGATGCAAGCCCTAGCAGAGAGGTCATCAAACCCTAACAGTCCACGTCCATCTCTCCGCATAACCGGGTGCGGTCGAGACGTAGCCGGATTAAACCGAACCGGAGACAGGTTAACCCGGTTTGCTAACTCTTTAGGTCTCCAGTTCCAGTTTCACACGCTAGTGATCGTAGAAGAAGATATCGCTGGGCTCTTGCTACAGATCCGATTGTTAGCTCTCTCCTTCGTACATGGAGAGACCATTGCCGTCAATTGTGTTCACTTCCTCCACAAGTTCTTTAACGACGATGGAGACATGATCGGTCACTTTTTATCAGTGATCAAGAGCTTGAACCCTAGAATCGTGACAATGGCTGAGAGAGAAGCGAATCATGGAGATCACTCGTTCTTGAATAGATTCTCCGAGGCCGTGGATCATTACGTGGCGATCTTTGATTCGTTGGAAGCGACTTTGCCGCCAAATAGCCGAGAGAGACTAACCCTAGAGCAACGGTGGTTCGGTAAGGAGATTTTTGATGTTGTGGCGGCGGAAGCGAGGGAGAGAAAGCAAAGACATCGGAGGTTTGAGATTTGGgaagagatgatgaagagattTGGTTTCGTTAACGTTCCTATTGGAAGCTTCGCTTTGTCTCAAGCTAAGCTTCTTCTTAGGCTCCATTATCCTTCAGAAGGTTATAATCTTCAGTTCCTTAacaattctttgtttcttgggtGGCAAAATCGTCTCCTCTTCTCCGTTTCATCGTGGAAATGA
- the LOC104758843 gene encoding F-box protein At-B isoform X2 translates to MEEVTRSVLAEEILKRLDLENLCSVACVSTTLRSAVVSGVLPSLTSLDLSVFSPDEETLNHVMRGCIGLSSLTLNCLRLNAASVRGVLGPHLQELHLLRCSLLSSTVLTSIGSLCPNLRVLTLEMADLDSPAVFQSNLTQMLNGCPYLESLQLNIRGILVDATAFQSVRFSLPETLKVLRLQPLLESEAILLMNRFKVTGTCLSQANYSALLSSSPSFTLQSLSLVLDLISDKLIIAITGSLPQLVNLDLEDRPEKEPFPDSDLTYTGLQALGYCQQLTSLSLVRTCYNRKISFKRINDMGIFLLSEACRGLESVRLGGFPKVSDAGFASLLHSCRNLKKFEVRGAFLLSDLAFHDVTGSSCSLQEVRLSTCPLITSEAVKKLGLCGNLEVLDLGSCKSISDSCLNSVSALRKLTSLNLAGADVTDSGMLALGKSDVPITQLSLRGCKRVSDRGISHLLNSEGTISKTLSTLDLGHMPGISDRAIYTITRYCKALTELSIRSCFHVTDSSVESLATRERQAEGGSKQLRKLNVHNCVSLTSGALRWLSKPSFAGLHWLGLGQTRMAGRKEAVTATICGQRPWLTLCFDGCELGCYDGWEFHTPQRH, encoded by the exons ATGGAGGAAGTGACTAGATCCGTGTTAGCGGAGGAGATTCTGAAGCGTTTAGATCTGGAGAATCTCTGTTCCGTCGCCTGCGTTTCCACCACCCTCCGCTCCGCCGTTGTCTCCGGCGTCCTCCCTTCTCTTacctctctcgatctctct gttttctctCCGGACGAAGAGACTCTGAATCACGTGATGCGTGGTTGTATCGGGCTTAGTAGCTTAACTCTGAATTGTCTCCGCCTTAACGCTGCTTCTGTGCGTGGGGTTCTTGGCCCACATCTCCAGGAACTTCACTTGCTCAGGTGTTCACTTCTATCCTCCACCGTCCTCACTTCCATTGGCAGCCTCTGCCCAAATCTCCG GGTTCTTACCCTGGAAATGGCAGACTTGGATTCTCCCGCTGTGTTTCAGTCTAACTTGACGCAGATGCTTAACGGGTGTCCTTATCTGGAG TCTCTGCAACTTAATATCCGAGGTATCCTAGTAGATGCCACAGCTTTCCAGTCTGTTAGATTCTCCTTGCCAGAAACTCTCAAAGTTCTAAGGTTACAACCACTGCTTGAGTCTGAGGCCATTCTTCTCATGAACAGATTCAAAGTCACTGGAACTTGTTTATCTCAGGCTAATTATAGtgccttgctttcttcttcaccctCTTTTACTTTGCAAAGCCTGTCTCTTGTGCTGGACTTGATATCTGACAAGCTAATCATAGCTATCACAGGATCTCTTCCTCAACTTGTCAACCTGGACCTTGAAGACCGTCCTGAAAAAGAGCCATTTCCTGACAGTGACTTGACTTACACTGGGCTTCAGGCTCTGGGTTATTGCCAACAACTCACAAGCCTCTCTCTGGTTCGAACTTGTTATAACCGCAAGATATCGTTTAAGAGGATAAACGATATGGGTATATTTCTTCTTTCCGAGGCTTGCAGGGGTTTAGAGTCAGTGAGACTTGGTGGGTTCCCAAAAGTCAGCGACGCTGGTTTTGCATCGCTCCTTCATTCATGTCGGAACTTGAAAAAGTTTGAAGTACGAGGTGCCTTCCTGTTGTCTGATTTGGCATTCCATGATGTCACAGGGTCTTCCTGTTCTCTTCAAGAGGTCAGACTCTCGACGTGCCCTCTCATAACCAGCGAAGCCGTGAAGAAACTGGGGTTGTGTGGCAATCTTGAGGTGCTCGACTTGGGAAGCTGCAAAAGTATATCAGATTCTTGCCTCAACTCTGTTTCAGCCCTCAGAAAGTTAACTTCACTGAATCTCGCAGGAGCTGATGTAACCGACAGTGGCATGCTTGCACTTG GTAAGTCAGATGTTCCCATCACGCAACTGTCTCTCCGCGGCTGTAAGAGAGTCAGTGACAGGGGAATATCCCATCTGTTGAACAGTGAAGGAACCATCAGCAAAACATTATCAACACTTGATCTTGGTCACATGCCAGGAATCTCAGACAGAGCCATCTATACAATCACACGTTATTGCAAGGCTTTAACAGAGCTAAGTATCAGAAGTTGCTTTCACGTAACAGATTCTTCGGTAGAGTCGCTGGCTACAAGGGAAAGACAAGCAGAGGGAGGAAGCAAACAATTGAGGAAGCTCAATGTCCATAACTGTGTGAGCTTAACGAGTGGAGCACTGAGATGGCTCAGCAAGCCGTCTTTCGCGGGTCTGCATTGGCTCGGATTGGGACAAACACGAATGGCTGGTCGAAAAGAGGCGGTCACAGCTACAATTTGTGGGCAGAGGCCGTGGCTCACATTGTGCTTCGACGGGTGTGAGCTTGGATGCTATGATGGTTGGGAATTCCACACGCCACAACGCCATTGA
- the LOC104758843 gene encoding F-box protein At-B isoform X3: MEEVTRSVLAEEILKRLDLENLCSVACVSTTLRSAVVSGVLPSLTSLDLSVFSPDEETLNHVMRGCIGLSSLTLNCLRLNAASVRGVLGPHLQELHLLRCSLLSSTVLTSIGSLCPNLRVLTLEMADLDSPAVFQSNLTQMLNGCPYLESLQLNIRGILVDATAFQSVRFSLPETLKVLRLQPLLESEAILLMNRFKVTGTCLSQANYSALLSSSPSFTLQSLSLVLDLISDKLIIAITGSLPQLVNLDLEDRPEKEPFPDSDLTYTGLQALGYCQQLTSLSLVRTCYNRKISFKRINDMGIFLLSEACRGLESVRLGGFPKVSDAGFASLLHSCRNLKKFEVRGAFLLSDLAFHDVTGSSCSLQEVRLSTCPLITSEAVKKLGLCGNLEVLDLGSCKSISDSCLNSVSALRKLTSLNLAGADVTDSGMLALGKSDVPITQLSLRGCKRVSDRGISHLLNSEGTISKTLSTLDLGHMPGISDRAIYTITRYCKALTELSIRSCFHVTDSSVESLATRERQAEGGSKQLRKLNVHNCVSLTSGALRWLSKPSFAGLHWLGLGQTRMAGRKEAVTATICGQRPWLTLCFDGCELGCYDGWEFHTPQRH; encoded by the exons ATGGAGGAAGTGACTAGATCCGTGTTAGCGGAGGAGATTCTGAAGCGTTTAGATCTGGAGAATCTCTGTTCCGTCGCCTGCGTTTCCACCACCCTCCGCTCCGCCGTTGTCTCCGGCGTCCTCCCTTCTCTTacctctctcgatctctct gttttctctCCGGACGAAGAGACTCTGAATCACGTGATGCGTGGTTGTATCGGGCTTAGTAGCTTAACTCTGAATTGTCTCCGCCTTAACGCTGCTTCTGTGCGTGGGGTTCTTGGCCCACATCTCCAGGAACTTCACTTGCTCAGGTGTTCACTTCTATCCTCCACCGTCCTCACTTCCATTGGCAGCCTCTGCCCAAATCTCCG GGTTCTTACCCTGGAAATGGCAGACTTGGATTCTCCCGCTGTGTTTCAGTCTAACTTGACGCAGATGCTTAACGGGTGTCCTTATCTGGAG TCTCTGCAACTTAATATCCGAGGTATCCTAGTAGATGCCACAGCTTTCCAGTCTGTTAGATTCTCCTTGCCAGAAACTCTCAAAGTTCTAAGGTTACAACCACTGCTTGAGTCTGAGGCCATTCTTCTCATGAACAGATTCAAAGTCACTGGAACTTGTTTATCTCAGGCTAATTATAGtgccttgctttcttcttcaccctCTTTTACTTTGCAAAGCCTGTCTCTTGTGCTGGACTTGATATCTGACAAGCTAATCATAGCTATCACAGGATCTCTTCCTCAACTTGTCAACCTGGACCTTGAAGACCGTCCTGAAAAAGAGCCATTTCCTGACAGTGACTTGACTTACACTGGGCTTCAGGCTCTGGGTTATTGCCAACAACTCACAAGCCTCTCTCTGGTTCGAACTTGTTATAACCGCAAGATATCGTTTAAGAGGATAAACGATATGGGTATATTTCTTCTTTCCGAGGCTTGCAGGGGTTTAGAGTCAGTGAGACTTGGTGGGTTCCCAAAAGTCAGCGACGCTGGTTTTGCATCGCTCCTTCATTCATGTCGGAACTTGAAAAAGTTTGAAGTACGAGGTGCCTTCCTGTTGTCTGATTTGGCATTCCATGATGTCACAGGGTCTTCCTGTTCTCTTCAAGAGGTCAGACTCTCGACGTGCCCTCTCATAACCAGCGAAGCCGTGAAGAAACTGGGGTTGTGTGGCAATCTTGAGGTGCTCGACTTGGGAAGCTGCAAAAGTATATCAGATTCTTGCCTCAACTCTGTTTCAGCCCTCAGAAAGTTAACTTCACTGAATCTCGCAGGAGCTGATGTAACCGACAGTGGCATGCTTGCACTTGGTAAGTCAGATGTTCCCATCACGCAACTGTCTCTCCGCGGCTGTAAGAGAGTCAGTGACAGGGGAATATCCCATCTGTTGAACAGTGAAGGAACCATCAGCAAAACATTATCAACACTTGATCTTGGTCACATGCCAGGAATCTCAGACAGAGCCATCTATACAATCACACGTTATTGCAAG GCTTTAACAGAGCTAAGTATCAGAAGTTGCTTTCACGTAACAGATTCTTCGGTAGAGTCGCTGGCTACAAGGGAAAGACAAGCAGAGGGAGGAAGCAAACAATTGAGGAAGCTCAATGTCCATAACTGTGTGAGCTTAACGAGTGGAGCACTGAGATGGCTCAGCAAGCCGTCTTTCGCGGGTCTGCATTGGCTCGGATTGGGACAAACACGAATGGCTGGTCGAAAAGAGGCGGTCACAGCTACAATTTGTGGGCAGAGGCCGTGGCTCACATTGTGCTTCGACGGGTGTGAGCTTGGATGCTATGATGGTTGGGAATTCCACACGCCACAACGCCATTGA
- the LOC104758843 gene encoding F-box protein At-B isoform X1: MEEVTRSVLAEEILKRLDLENLCSVACVSTTLRSAVVSGVLPSLTSLDLSVFSPDEETLNHVMRGCIGLSSLTLNCLRLNAASVRGVLGPHLQELHLLRCSLLSSTVLTSIGSLCPNLRVLTLEMADLDSPAVFQSNLTQMLNGCPYLESLQLNIRGILVDATAFQSVRFSLPETLKVLRLQPLLESEAILLMNRFKVTGTCLSQANYSALLSSSPSFTLQSLSLVLDLISDKLIIAITGSLPQLVNLDLEDRPEKEPFPDSDLTYTGLQALGYCQQLTSLSLVRTCYNRKISFKRINDMGIFLLSEACRGLESVRLGGFPKVSDAGFASLLHSCRNLKKFEVRGAFLLSDLAFHDVTGSSCSLQEVRLSTCPLITSEAVKKLGLCGNLEVLDLGSCKSISDSCLNSVSALRKLTSLNLAGADVTDSGMLALGKSDVPITQLSLRGCKRVSDRGISHLLNSEGTISKTLSTLDLGHMPGISDRAIYTITRYCKALTELSIRSCFHVTDSSVESLATRERQAEGGSKQLRKLNVHNCVSLTSGALRWLSKPSFAGLHWLGLGQTRMAGRKEAVTATICGQRPWLTLCFDGCELGCYDGWEFHTPQRH, from the exons ATGGAGGAAGTGACTAGATCCGTGTTAGCGGAGGAGATTCTGAAGCGTTTAGATCTGGAGAATCTCTGTTCCGTCGCCTGCGTTTCCACCACCCTCCGCTCCGCCGTTGTCTCCGGCGTCCTCCCTTCTCTTacctctctcgatctctct gttttctctCCGGACGAAGAGACTCTGAATCACGTGATGCGTGGTTGTATCGGGCTTAGTAGCTTAACTCTGAATTGTCTCCGCCTTAACGCTGCTTCTGTGCGTGGGGTTCTTGGCCCACATCTCCAGGAACTTCACTTGCTCAGGTGTTCACTTCTATCCTCCACCGTCCTCACTTCCATTGGCAGCCTCTGCCCAAATCTCCG GGTTCTTACCCTGGAAATGGCAGACTTGGATTCTCCCGCTGTGTTTCAGTCTAACTTGACGCAGATGCTTAACGGGTGTCCTTATCTGGAG TCTCTGCAACTTAATATCCGAGGTATCCTAGTAGATGCCACAGCTTTCCAGTCTGTTAGATTCTCCTTGCCAGAAACTCTCAAAGTTCTAAGGTTACAACCACTGCTTGAGTCTGAGGCCATTCTTCTCATGAACAGATTCAAAGTCACTGGAACTTGTTTATCTCAGGCTAATTATAGtgccttgctttcttcttcaccctCTTTTACTTTGCAAAGCCTGTCTCTTGTGCTGGACTTGATATCTGACAAGCTAATCATAGCTATCACAGGATCTCTTCCTCAACTTGTCAACCTGGACCTTGAAGACCGTCCTGAAAAAGAGCCATTTCCTGACAGTGACTTGACTTACACTGGGCTTCAGGCTCTGGGTTATTGCCAACAACTCACAAGCCTCTCTCTGGTTCGAACTTGTTATAACCGCAAGATATCGTTTAAGAGGATAAACGATATGGGTATATTTCTTCTTTCCGAGGCTTGCAGGGGTTTAGAGTCAGTGAGACTTGGTGGGTTCCCAAAAGTCAGCGACGCTGGTTTTGCATCGCTCCTTCATTCATGTCGGAACTTGAAAAAGTTTGAAGTACGAGGTGCCTTCCTGTTGTCTGATTTGGCATTCCATGATGTCACAGGGTCTTCCTGTTCTCTTCAAGAGGTCAGACTCTCGACGTGCCCTCTCATAACCAGCGAAGCCGTGAAGAAACTGGGGTTGTGTGGCAATCTTGAGGTGCTCGACTTGGGAAGCTGCAAAAGTATATCAGATTCTTGCCTCAACTCTGTTTCAGCCCTCAGAAAGTTAACTTCACTGAATCTCGCAGGAGCTGATGTAACCGACAGTGGCATGCTTGCACTTGGTAAGTCAGATGTTCCCATCACGCAACTGTCTCTCCGCGGCTGTAAGAGAGTCAGTGACAGGGGAATATCCCATCTGTTGAACAGTGAAGGAACCATCAGCAAAACATTATCAACACTTGATCTTGGTCACATGCCAGGAATCTCAGACAGAGCCATCTATACAATCACACGTTATTGCAAGGCTTTAACAGAGCTAAGTATCAGAAGTTGCTTTCACGTAACAGATTCTTCGGTAGAGTCGCTGGCTACAAGGGAAAGACAAGCAGAGGGAGGAAGCAAACAATTGAGGAAGCTCAATGTCCATAACTGTGTGAGCTTAACGAGTGGAGCACTGAG ATGGCTCAGCAAGCCGTCTTTCGCGGGTCTGCATTGGCTCGGATTGGGACAAACACGAATGGCTGGTCGAAAAGAGGCGGTCACAGCTACAATTTGTGGGCAGAGGCCGTGGCTCACATTGTGCTTCGACGGGTGTGAGCTTGGATGCTATGATGGTTGGGAATTCCACACGCCACAACGCCATTGA
- the LOC104760038 gene encoding probable WRKY transcription factor 10 yields the protein MSDFDGNFVEMTSCWTPLSTPSPRTILAMMGQTNDGLNPISQIFPQTNLPRDHADQSGQRPGLGERLATKVGLNLPRLDIENRSPLGAFFRSSAAPSPIGAITPGFSPSILLQSPKMVTDSSQIIPQSLATTYKPEEMVKPSGEDNATAMIFNNDLPYQSISVDPHPLDAFDDILTEESIYMPSYEPHVERPIGAPFVPSFEPEIVGDTNVNFNSILEKEDEDEEDEVEIEVEEEDEEQEQEEVDHVDDFADFDDAPPSPKRRRFEVSSNMIGATRTSKAQRIILQMESDEDNPEDGFRWRKYGQKVVKGNPNPRSYFKCTVNGCNVKKHVERGADDFKILVTSYDGIHNHPPPPTRSRLTSGPRNRSGITMSQNHGNRTSRAPVPSSSVITSMEMMPITSFTPQVDLTRVYKTGLSKLPNIPAYDQNPDNTYRNEEPMMNVAHDGSGIYGGIMHRLFNGFGMNFDL from the exons atgagTGATTTTGATGGCAACTTCGTGGAAATGACGTCGTGTTGGACTCCACTGTCCACTCCTAGCCCAAGAACGATACTGGCGATGATGGGTCAAACCAACGATGGTCTGAATCCAATCTCTCAGATCTTCCCTCAAACCAACTTACCAAGAGACCATGCTGATCAGTCCGGACAAAGACCTGGTCTCGGCGAGAGATTAGCTACAAAAGTAGGACTTAATCTTCCCAGACTCGACATAGAAAACAGAAGTCCTTTGGGTGCATTTTTCAGGAGCTCGGCTGCTCCTTCTCCTATCGGTGCAATCACCCCAGGATTTAGCCCATCAATACTATTGCAATCTCCCAAAATGGTCACTGATTCATCACAG ATCATTCCTCAGTCTTTAGCCACAACTTACAAACCTGAAGAGATGGTAAAACCTTCCGGTGAAGACAATGCAACGGCGATGATATTCAACAACGATCTTCCTTATCAATCTATAAGTGTTGATCCGCATCCTCTAGACG CTTTTGATGACATTCTAACGGAAGAGTCAATTTATATGCCATCTTATGAACCTCATGTTGAGCGCCCAATTGGTGCTCCGTTTGTCCCTTCCTTTGAACCTGAGATCGTTGGCGATACCAATGTCAACTTCAACTCCATTTTGGAGA aggaagatgaagatgaagaggacgAGGTAGAGATAGAagtagaggaagaggacgaggaaCAGGAACAGGAAGAGGTTGATCATGTTGACGACTTTGCTGACTTTGATGATGCACCTCCATCTCCGAAGAGAAG GCGATTTGAGGTATCCTCAAACATGATtggagctacaagaacaagcaAGGCACAAAGGATCATACTTCAGATGGAAAGCGATGAAGATAATCCAGAAGATGGCTTTCGCTGGAGAAAATACGGACAGAAGGTTGTCAAAGGAAATCCTAATCCTAG GAGTTACTTCAAATGCACAGTCAATGGATGCAACGTGAAGAAACATGTGGAGAGAGGAGCAGACGATTTTAAGATACTTGTGACTTCGTACGATGGTATTCACAACCATCCTCCCCCACCTACACGTAGTAGACTCACTTCCGGTCCAAGGAATCGGTCTGGTATAACAATGTCTCAAAATCATGGCAATCGAACCAGTCGGGCTCCTGTTCCGTCTTCTTCAGTCATCACATCTATGGAGATGATGCCTATCACTTCGTTTACTCCACAAGTTGATCTGACTCGGGTTTATAAGACCGGACTCTCTAAACTGCCGAACATACCAGCTTATGATCAGAATCCCGATAATACGTACCGAAATGAGGAACCGATGATGAATGTGGCACATGATGGTTCAGGGATATACGGTGGAATCATGCATCGTCTATTTAATGGTTTTGGTATGAACTTTGACTtgtaa